ACAGATCAGGTCTCCACTGCCATCGCAGGCGATTGGAATGAGATTTGCTGGGACGCGGCCCGACAGGTTCATCTCCTTAAAGTTCCACATCAGGTCCGAAGATCGAACCCTGCTATCGACGCGAAAGAATACCTGGATATTTCCGATCCCCGGTCGTTCATAGAACCCATTGATGCGGAAGTTGTTTGGCTTCGGGCGCCCGCCATTGTAGCGCAACAAGAAGTCCACGTACTGGGCAGGCAGGGGATGACCAATCAGAGTTTCAATCTCCGAAACTTCCGTTCTCGAGATTGGTCGCCCCGAGGCACTGATATCGATCAACATCCACTCTCCGAGAATCTATCGACCCGAGTAGCCGCCGTCGTGGCCCGTCCGTCGATGTATCGCCGTCGGGACAAGTTGCATAGTCCGGCGGTTCTGATGATGGTGCCAAGTGTATCCATCCGGAGTTCCATCATAGAACCCGCCCGCTTCGTTTGCCAAGAGCTCG
This sequence is a window from Nitrospira sp.. Protein-coding genes within it:
- a CDS encoding SMI1/KNR4 family protein, yielding MLIDISASGRPISRTEVSEIETLIGHPLPAQYVDFLLRYNGGRPKPNNFRINGFYERPGIGNIQVFFRVDSRVRSSDLMWNFKEMNLSGRVPANLIPIACDGSGDLICLALFGPDTGQVVFWDYLDERDEPTYENVYRVADSFSEFIASIHSAFNEK